Proteins found in one Bremerella volcania genomic segment:
- a CDS encoding helix-turn-helix domain-containing protein, translated as MIDHTNLVTKTIALFLPRGHEQSARITAGAAMSAGEHPHITLLEWPYDDSQPDFDYDFSEIEFDGAIIWAYNESPWAKRLLQMGIPVVNCGSNWIRQGVPSVAFDWETLQDDLIEKFSSLGREHAAIVSHNLGNDPFKTAWLNRLIERLNENKISTEFFIAPGLPSEERQRMFKPAQEAEIIKFLEELPHPSAVYCDDDYLAALMCRVARDLKFRIPQDIAVMGFGNYTISRVASPAISSIEIHGQMIGRQAFQMVRERLESPEAEFPQVQQVRLEFIERDTFRFELVKDAVVAQVNRIIEREACQGINVDELARRLGVSRNTLNRRFQQEYGITPGKKIRAIRVQQAKQMLVNSDHSVTKVAELCGFPEPANFVNFFRREVGQTPNEYRNSAQQNDS; from the coding sequence ATGATTGATCACACGAATCTAGTAACGAAAACGATTGCATTGTTTTTGCCTCGTGGTCACGAGCAGTCAGCTAGAATCACGGCTGGGGCGGCCATGAGCGCGGGCGAGCATCCGCACATCACTCTCTTGGAATGGCCCTACGACGATTCACAACCAGACTTCGACTACGACTTCAGTGAGATCGAATTCGATGGCGCTATCATCTGGGCATACAACGAATCCCCCTGGGCCAAGCGATTACTTCAGATGGGCATTCCCGTTGTCAATTGCGGAAGCAATTGGATTCGCCAGGGAGTGCCTTCGGTAGCGTTCGACTGGGAAACGTTGCAGGACGACCTGATCGAGAAGTTTTCTTCCCTTGGAAGAGAGCATGCAGCCATCGTATCTCATAATCTTGGTAACGATCCGTTTAAGACCGCTTGGCTCAATCGCTTGATCGAGCGGCTGAACGAAAACAAGATATCCACCGAGTTCTTCATCGCGCCGGGACTTCCCAGCGAAGAACGGCAGCGAATGTTCAAGCCGGCTCAGGAAGCGGAGATTATCAAGTTCCTCGAAGAACTTCCGCATCCTTCAGCCGTTTACTGCGACGATGATTACCTGGCGGCGCTGATGTGCCGCGTTGCCCGTGACCTCAAATTCCGGATCCCCCAAGACATTGCCGTCATGGGCTTTGGCAACTATACCATCTCGCGGGTAGCGTCACCGGCTATTTCGTCCATTGAAATACACGGTCAGATGATCGGTCGACAAGCATTTCAAATGGTTCGCGAGCGACTCGAATCGCCTGAAGCCGAATTCCCCCAGGTGCAACAGGTTCGGCTCGAGTTCATCGAGCGCGATACGTTCCGATTTGAACTGGTGAAAGACGCCGTCGTGGCTCAGGTCAATCGCATTATTGAACGCGAAGCCTGCCAGGGCATTAACGTTGATGAACTCGCCCGACGCCTTGGGGTCTCTCGGAACACGCTCAATCGACGGTTCCAACAAGAGTATGGCATCACGCCGGGCAAAAAAATCCGGGCCATTCGCGTTCAACAGGCCAAGCAAATGCTGGTCAATTCGGACCACAGCGTCACGAAGGTAGCCGAGCTTTGCGGTTTCCCCGAGCCTGCAAACTTCGTGAACTTCTTCCGCCGCGAAGTTGGGCAGACGCCCAACGAGTACCGCAACAGTGCCCAGCAGAACGACAGCTAG
- a CDS encoding DUF1559 domain-containing protein yields MSTTKAKGFTLVELLVVIAIIGVLIALLLPAVQQAREAARRIQCTNHLKQLGLAMHNYHDTFGSLPYGQFSGQQRENSSENPNRATWFVAILPFVEQSAMYDGVKGSMATSAANTWPEAIRKTVVEGFVCPSDPYGGKIGNDGFQGNYSACAASDVLFQATFADKSGTERYGPNMSGLFFVKSSIRFRDITDGTSNTLMFSEIRQSPQPECTIGNYWNGWAMESMFTAFIPINNPEAQDFVPGGPAVVNNPWRETLAMPTSGDSAQTAYMPRSAHPGGVMATRADASVSFIPDTASQLTIQNLCNRGDGLLIQPF; encoded by the coding sequence ATGTCAACAACCAAGGCAAAGGGATTTACGCTGGTGGAGCTTTTGGTGGTGATCGCCATCATTGGAGTGCTGATCGCGCTTCTGCTTCCGGCGGTGCAACAGGCTCGTGAAGCCGCTCGACGTATTCAATGCACCAACCACCTGAAGCAACTCGGGCTGGCGATGCACAACTATCACGATACGTTCGGTTCGTTACCGTACGGCCAATTCAGTGGTCAGCAGCGTGAGAACTCTTCTGAGAATCCGAACCGAGCAACATGGTTCGTTGCAATATTGCCATTCGTTGAGCAGTCGGCGATGTATGACGGCGTGAAAGGCTCGATGGCGACTTCCGCGGCGAACACCTGGCCGGAAGCGATTCGCAAGACGGTTGTGGAGGGCTTTGTATGTCCATCGGATCCTTACGGAGGCAAGATTGGCAACGACGGATTTCAGGGGAATTACTCGGCATGTGCCGCATCGGACGTTCTGTTCCAGGCAACCTTCGCGGATAAGTCAGGGACGGAACGCTATGGTCCCAATATGAGCGGGCTGTTCTTTGTGAAGTCCTCCATCAGGTTTCGAGACATTACCGATGGGACGAGCAACACGCTGATGTTCAGTGAGATTCGACAGAGTCCGCAGCCTGAGTGCACGATCGGCAACTACTGGAATGGCTGGGCGATGGAGTCGATGTTCACGGCGTTCATTCCTATCAACAATCCCGAGGCACAAGACTTCGTGCCGGGCGGCCCCGCTGTGGTCAATAATCCATGGCGAGAAACATTGGCCATGCCGACGTCCGGTGATTCCGCGCAGACCGCCTACATGCCGCGCAGTGCGCACCCCGGCGGGGTGATGGCCACGCGTGCCGACGCATCGGTCTCTTTCATTCCCGATACCGCGAGCCAACTGACTATTCAGAATCTGTGCAACCGCGGCGATGGTCTTCTCATTCAGCCGTTCTAA
- a CDS encoding DUF1559 domain-containing protein: MSLPMVAARDRRIDPFIFIFQLSQRNTMNKEMTMNSKRYSGFTLVELLVVIAIIGVLIALLLPAVQQAREAARRMECKNNMKQIGLAMHNYHDSLGSFPPGAISTTPASDNNLGNSGSWSADMSRAPWTVLILPYVEESALHDSFDFGKTFAWAFNQNLTVHGASSYDTSTNNNHIYQTKSMPKYICPSFTTGRFPTLSYHAVCGGGPTPNDQDQYNGHNGYSGRVYFNNGVFWRNSKTRFADITDGTTNVLIVGETIYAMKGNTCCEMTTWASGYRHTANDPLLVGTSAAVRQINSGPDVNGNQVNTFNYVTSTFGSEHPGGAQFVLGDGSVQFLSEVIDINAYRELAVRSDGLPIGGPQF; encoded by the coding sequence ATGAGCTTGCCAATGGTTGCCGCGCGTGACCGTCGGATCGATCCATTTATCTTCATTTTTCAGCTTTCTCAACGGAACACCATGAACAAGGAAATGACCATGAACTCGAAGCGGTACTCGGGTTTTACACTCGTTGAACTCTTAGTCGTGATTGCCATTATTGGCGTGTTGATCGCGCTTCTTTTGCCGGCCGTGCAGCAAGCCCGTGAAGCCGCACGCCGCATGGAGTGCAAGAACAACATGAAGCAGATCGGCTTGGCCATGCACAACTATCACGATTCGCTGGGCTCTTTCCCGCCAGGGGCGATCTCGACGACACCGGCCTCGGATAACAATCTCGGAAACAGCGGCAGCTGGAGCGCGGACATGTCGCGGGCTCCCTGGACCGTACTGATTCTTCCTTACGTGGAAGAGTCGGCTTTGCACGACTCTTTTGATTTTGGCAAAACGTTTGCTTGGGCGTTCAACCAGAACCTGACCGTGCATGGTGCGTCCAGCTACGACACGTCGACCAACAACAATCACATTTACCAGACCAAGTCGATGCCGAAGTACATCTGTCCTTCCTTCACGACCGGTCGCTTTCCGACGTTGAGCTACCATGCAGTCTGCGGTGGCGGTCCGACGCCCAACGATCAGGATCAGTACAACGGTCACAATGGATACAGCGGTCGCGTCTACTTCAATAACGGTGTGTTCTGGAGAAACTCGAAGACGCGCTTCGCGGATATTACCGATGGAACCACCAACGTGCTGATCGTGGGGGAAACCATCTATGCCATGAAGGGAAATACCTGCTGCGAGATGACTACCTGGGCTTCCGGGTATCGTCACACGGCGAACGATCCTCTGCTTGTCGGAACGTCGGCCGCCGTCCGCCAGATCAACAGTGGACCCGATGTGAATGGCAACCAGGTCAACACGTTTAACTACGTGACGTCTACCTTCGGCAGCGAGCATCCCGGTGGCGCGCAGTTCGTGCTCGGTGATGGTTCGGTTCAGTTCCTTAGCGAAGTGATCGACATCAACGCCTACCGTGAATTGGCCGTTCGCAGCGATGGGCTACCAATCGGCGGACCGCAGTTCTAA
- a CDS encoding DUF1559 domain-containing protein, protein MSMTRKRGFTLVELLVVIAIIGVLIALLLPAVQQAREAARRSQCSNNLKQLGLALHNYHDTNEAFPSRAQGGGGCDAWYSGVSAFVPLTPYLEQNAVYELWAPRLNGNGSCYVNTEFEGSRAQIPGLLCPSDNDLRTHRELGLTNYATVASDHWMETTGSQGEDKQPRGMFGWNSFFNIADLKDGSSNTIAMAEIIRPASEGARGDTAIINFSKPSDCTASTVWLGNKFADGLTFQPLVDKHGYSWHPGNVIYTSVTTIIPPNGPSCAREQNFWTEAMMTSNSRHPGGVLVVFADGSAQFINETIDAGNQDASPNWNGKSAYGVWGALGTRSGGEVHDF, encoded by the coding sequence ATGTCAATGACGAGAAAGAGGGGATTTACCCTCGTGGAACTCTTGGTGGTGATTGCCATCATTGGAGTATTAATAGCGTTGCTGTTACCGGCCGTACAGCAAGCTCGGGAGGCCGCAAGGCGGTCTCAATGTTCGAATAATCTTAAACAATTGGGCTTGGCGCTCCACAATTACCACGACACCAACGAAGCTTTTCCCTCTCGAGCCCAAGGGGGCGGAGGCTGCGATGCCTGGTATAGCGGGGTCAGTGCGTTCGTTCCTCTGACACCTTATCTGGAGCAAAATGCGGTTTATGAATTGTGGGCGCCACGCCTTAATGGCAACGGCAGCTGTTACGTTAATACCGAGTTTGAGGGTTCTCGGGCACAGATCCCCGGTCTACTTTGCCCCTCCGATAACGATCTCAGAACCCATCGCGAACTGGGGCTAACCAACTACGCGACGGTCGCATCCGACCACTGGATGGAAACCACCGGTTCTCAAGGCGAAGATAAGCAGCCGCGGGGTATGTTCGGCTGGAATTCTTTCTTCAATATCGCCGACCTAAAGGACGGATCGAGCAATACGATCGCCATGGCCGAGATCATCCGTCCGGCGTCGGAAGGCGCCCGGGGGGACACCGCGATTATCAATTTCTCGAAACCAAGCGACTGCACCGCGAGCACCGTATGGCTTGGCAATAAGTTTGCCGATGGTCTGACGTTTCAGCCACTGGTCGACAAGCACGGATATAGCTGGCACCCCGGAAATGTCATTTACACAAGTGTGACGACCATCATTCCTCCCAATGGTCCTTCGTGTGCTCGGGAGCAAAATTTCTGGACGGAAGCCATGATGACGTCCAACAGTCGACATCCAGGCGGTGTTCTCGTTGTCTTTGCGGATGGTTCGGCTCAATTCATCAACGAAACGATTGATGCTGGCAATCAAGACGCCTCGCCTAACTGGAATGGCAAGTCCGCCTACGGTGTATGGGGTGCATTGGGAACTCGTTCCGGAGGGGAAGTCCATGATTTTTAA